Proteins from a genomic interval of Watersipora subatra chromosome 10, tzWatSuba1.1, whole genome shotgun sequence:
- the LOC137407235 gene encoding isocitrate dehydrogenase [NAD] subunit beta, mitochondrial-like isoform X1 — MNLSKNSLSRCLLSRGFKTCSSLKLTNTDKAHSATPVSQPAGKQVVTMIPGDGVWPELMHSVKDVFKLANVPVVFDEKIVSEVQPLQSCSNEEFMEAVKKSNVCIKGIMQTPTSSGKGELESVNMAMRKMLDLYANVVLVKSIPGLNTRHNNVDIIVIREQTEGEYSSLEHESVKGVVESLKIITSEKSRRVAKFAFDYATKHDRKKVTAIHKANIMKLADGLFLESCREMSKLYPRIQFDDMIIDNTCMQLVSNPYQFDVMVMPNLYGSIIDNLAAGLVGGAGVVPGESYSSDVVMFEPGARHSFAEAQGKNIANPTAILLCAANMLKHMNLERHGFRIESAVYKVIKSGKVRTQDMGGYATTNEFVAAVCKAL, encoded by the exons ATGAATTTGTCTAAAAAT AGTCTCTCACGATGTCTACTCAGCAGAGGATTCAAAACTTGTTCATCTCTGAAACTG ACCAACACGGACAAG gcACATTCAGCGACTCCCGTCTCTCAGCCTGCGGGCAAACAAGTTGTGACCATGATTCCTGGCGATGGTGTATGGCCAGAGCTTATGCATAGTGTCAAGGATGTGTTCAAACTGGCTAATGTTCCCGTTGTTTTTGATGAAAAGATTGTCAG CGAAGTTCAGCCACTACAAAGTTGCTCAAATGAAGAATTTATGGAGGCAGTCAAGAAGTCTAATGTGTGCATAAAGGGCATCATGCAGACGCCCACCAGCAGTGGCAAGGGTGAACTTGAATCAGTCAATATGGCTATGAG gaaGATGCTTGATCTCTACGCCAATGTAGTGCTAGTTAAAAGTATTCCTGGACTCAACACTCGGCATAATAACGTAGACATCATTGTAATAAGAGAGCAAACGGAAGGAGAGTACAG CTCATTGGAACACGAAAGTGTAAAAGGAGTTGTAGAGAGCTTAAAAATAATCACCTCAGAGAAGTCGAGACGCGTAGCCAAGTTTGCATTTGATTACGCTACCAAGCATGATAGAAAAAAGGTGACAGCCATACATAAAGCGAACATCAT GAAGTTGGCGGATGGGCTCTTTCTGGAGAGCTGTCGTGAAATGTCTAAACTGTACCCTCGTATACAGTTTGATGATATGATCATTGATAACACATGCATGCAG cttGTCTCCAATCCTTACCAGTTTGATGTGATGGTCATGCCTAACTTATATGGCAGCATTATAGACAATCTGGCAGCTGGATTGGTTGGTGGTGCCGGAGTTGTGCCCGGTGAGAGTTATAGCTCAGATGTCGTTATGTTTGAGCCg GGAGCGAGGCACTCATTCGCTGAGGCACAAGGAAAGAATATTGCCAACCCGACAGCAATTTTGCTCTGCGCTGCTAATATGCTCAAGCACATGAATCTCGAAAGACATGGTTTTAGGATTGAGTCAGCTGTTTACAAAGTCATCAAGTCTGGAAAG GTGAGGACTCAAGACATGGGAGGTTATGCCACGACAAATGAGTTTGTTGCTGCCGTCTGCAAAGCTCTATGA
- the LOC137407235 gene encoding isocitrate dehydrogenase [NAD] subunit beta, mitochondrial-like isoform X2: MNLSKNSLSRCLLSRGFKTCSSLKLAHSATPVSQPAGKQVVTMIPGDGVWPELMHSVKDVFKLANVPVVFDEKIVSEVQPLQSCSNEEFMEAVKKSNVCIKGIMQTPTSSGKGELESVNMAMRKMLDLYANVVLVKSIPGLNTRHNNVDIIVIREQTEGEYSSLEHESVKGVVESLKIITSEKSRRVAKFAFDYATKHDRKKVTAIHKANIMKLADGLFLESCREMSKLYPRIQFDDMIIDNTCMQLVSNPYQFDVMVMPNLYGSIIDNLAAGLVGGAGVVPGESYSSDVVMFEPGARHSFAEAQGKNIANPTAILLCAANMLKHMNLERHGFRIESAVYKVIKSGKVRTQDMGGYATTNEFVAAVCKAL; this comes from the exons ATGAATTTGTCTAAAAAT AGTCTCTCACGATGTCTACTCAGCAGAGGATTCAAAACTTGTTCATCTCTGAAACTG gcACATTCAGCGACTCCCGTCTCTCAGCCTGCGGGCAAACAAGTTGTGACCATGATTCCTGGCGATGGTGTATGGCCAGAGCTTATGCATAGTGTCAAGGATGTGTTCAAACTGGCTAATGTTCCCGTTGTTTTTGATGAAAAGATTGTCAG CGAAGTTCAGCCACTACAAAGTTGCTCAAATGAAGAATTTATGGAGGCAGTCAAGAAGTCTAATGTGTGCATAAAGGGCATCATGCAGACGCCCACCAGCAGTGGCAAGGGTGAACTTGAATCAGTCAATATGGCTATGAG gaaGATGCTTGATCTCTACGCCAATGTAGTGCTAGTTAAAAGTATTCCTGGACTCAACACTCGGCATAATAACGTAGACATCATTGTAATAAGAGAGCAAACGGAAGGAGAGTACAG CTCATTGGAACACGAAAGTGTAAAAGGAGTTGTAGAGAGCTTAAAAATAATCACCTCAGAGAAGTCGAGACGCGTAGCCAAGTTTGCATTTGATTACGCTACCAAGCATGATAGAAAAAAGGTGACAGCCATACATAAAGCGAACATCAT GAAGTTGGCGGATGGGCTCTTTCTGGAGAGCTGTCGTGAAATGTCTAAACTGTACCCTCGTATACAGTTTGATGATATGATCATTGATAACACATGCATGCAG cttGTCTCCAATCCTTACCAGTTTGATGTGATGGTCATGCCTAACTTATATGGCAGCATTATAGACAATCTGGCAGCTGGATTGGTTGGTGGTGCCGGAGTTGTGCCCGGTGAGAGTTATAGCTCAGATGTCGTTATGTTTGAGCCg GGAGCGAGGCACTCATTCGCTGAGGCACAAGGAAAGAATATTGCCAACCCGACAGCAATTTTGCTCTGCGCTGCTAATATGCTCAAGCACATGAATCTCGAAAGACATGGTTTTAGGATTGAGTCAGCTGTTTACAAAGTCATCAAGTCTGGAAAG GTGAGGACTCAAGACATGGGAGGTTATGCCACGACAAATGAGTTTGTTGCTGCCGTCTGCAAAGCTCTATGA